A single region of the Pseudomonas sp. B21-023 genome encodes:
- the rodA gene encoding rod shape-determining protein RodA: MRRRASFLQRIHIDGPLLLILLTLAAGSLFVLYSASGKNWDLLMKQASSFGIGLVSMFIIAQLEPRFMARWVPLAYLAGVFLLIVVDVMGHNAMGATRWINIPGVIRFQPSEFMKIIMPATIAWYLSKRTLPPHLKHVAISLILIGMPFILIVRQPDLGTALLILASGAFVLFMGGLRWRWIVSVIAAAVPVAVAMWFFVMHDYQKQRVLTFLDPESDPLGTGWNIIQSKAAIGSGGVFGKGWLLGTQSHLDFLPESHTDFIIAVLGEEFGLVGICLLLLIYILLIGRGLMITAQAQTLFGKLLAGSLTMTFFVYVFVNIGMVSGLLPVVGVPLPFISYGGTSLVTLLSAFGVLMSIHTHRKWIAQV; this comes from the coding sequence ATGCGCAGGCGCGCCAGCTTCCTGCAGCGCATCCATATCGACGGCCCCTTGCTGCTTATCCTGCTGACGCTCGCCGCCGGCAGCCTGTTCGTACTGTATTCGGCCAGCGGCAAGAACTGGGATCTGCTGATGAAGCAGGCCAGCTCGTTCGGCATCGGGCTGGTGTCAATGTTCATCATCGCCCAGCTCGAGCCACGCTTCATGGCGCGTTGGGTGCCACTGGCCTACCTGGCAGGGGTGTTCCTGTTGATCGTGGTGGACGTGATGGGCCACAACGCCATGGGCGCGACGCGATGGATCAATATTCCAGGGGTGATCCGCTTCCAGCCCTCGGAGTTCATGAAGATCATCATGCCGGCGACCATCGCCTGGTACCTGTCCAAGCGCACCTTGCCGCCACACCTCAAGCATGTGGCGATCAGCCTGATCCTGATCGGCATGCCGTTCATCCTCATCGTGCGCCAACCTGACCTGGGTACGGCATTGCTGATCCTGGCCTCGGGAGCGTTCGTGCTGTTCATGGGGGGGCTGCGCTGGCGCTGGATCGTCAGTGTGATCGCGGCGGCGGTGCCGGTGGCGGTGGCGATGTGGTTCTTCGTCATGCACGACTACCAGAAGCAGCGCGTGCTGACCTTCCTCGACCCGGAAAGCGACCCGCTGGGTACCGGCTGGAACATCATCCAGTCGAAGGCGGCGATCGGTTCGGGCGGTGTGTTCGGCAAGGGCTGGCTGCTGGGCACCCAGTCGCACCTGGACTTCCTGCCCGAGAGCCACACCGACTTCATCATCGCCGTGCTCGGCGAGGAGTTCGGCCTGGTCGGCATCTGCCTGCTGCTGCTGATCTACATCCTGTTGATCGGTCGCGGGCTGATGATCACCGCCCAGGCCCAGACCCTGTTCGGCAAGCTGCTCGCGGGCAGCCTGACCATGACCTTCTTTGTTTATGTGTTCGTCAATATCGGTATGGTCAGCGGCCTTTTGCCCGTGGTGGGCGTGCCGCTGCCCTTTATCAGCTATGGCGGAACTTCGTTGGTGACGCTGCTGTCAGCGTTTGGCGTTCTGATGTCGATCCATACGCACCGCAAATGGATCGCACAGGTTTGA
- the mrdA gene encoding penicillin-binding protein 2: MPQQIRLKDHEKDARLVRNRVVVGAVAVVLLVCVLIARLYYLQVIQYDYHSTLSENNRVHVQPIPPTRGLIFDRNGVVVADNRPSFSLVMTRERAGNAGKWQEVLDVIVEVLELTPDDRALFEKRMKQGRRPFEPVPILFELNEEQIARIAVNQFRLPGVEVAAQLVRHYPQGAHFAHSVGYVGRINEKELKTLDPVNYSGTHHIGKTGIERFYEDELHGQVGYEEVETNARGRVLRVLKRTDPKPGKDIVLSLDIKLQEAAEQALGGRRGAIVALDPRTGEVLAMVSQPSFDPNLFVTGIGFKAYAELRDSIDRPLFNRVLRGLYPPGSTIKPAVAIAGLDSGVVTAGSRVFDPGYYQLPNYDHKYRNWNRSGDGWVDLDVAIMRSNDTYFYDLAHKMGIDRLSSYMNKFGIGQKVALDMFEESPGLMPSREWKRATRRQAWFPGETLILGIGQGYMQTTPLQLAQATALIANKGVWNRPHLAKTIEGQPPVDENPMENIVLRDKSDWARVTHGMEQVMHGARGTARKAAIGSQYRIAGKSGTAQVVAIKQGEKYDRNKLQERHRDHALFVAFAPADDPRIVVSVMVENGESGSGVAAPVVRQVMDAWLLDENGRLKPEFAPATVAQESAP, encoded by the coding sequence ATGCCGCAGCAGATCCGCCTCAAGGACCACGAGAAAGACGCCCGCCTGGTGCGCAACCGCGTCGTCGTGGGCGCCGTGGCGGTGGTGCTGCTCGTCTGCGTATTGATCGCCCGGCTGTATTACCTGCAGGTCATCCAGTACGACTATCACTCGACGCTGTCGGAGAACAACCGGGTGCATGTGCAGCCGATCCCGCCGACCCGCGGGCTGATCTTCGACCGCAACGGTGTGGTGGTGGCCGACAACCGCCCCAGCTTCAGCCTGGTGATGACCCGCGAGCGCGCCGGCAATGCTGGCAAATGGCAGGAAGTGCTGGACGTGATCGTCGAGGTGCTCGAGCTTACCCCTGACGACCGTGCCCTGTTCGAGAAACGCATGAAGCAGGGGCGCAGGCCATTCGAGCCGGTGCCGATCCTGTTCGAGCTCAACGAAGAACAGATTGCCCGCATCGCGGTCAACCAGTTCCGTCTGCCTGGTGTGGAAGTGGCCGCGCAGCTGGTCCGCCACTATCCCCAGGGCGCGCACTTCGCCCATTCGGTGGGCTATGTCGGGCGGATCAACGAGAAGGAGCTCAAGACACTCGACCCGGTGAACTACAGCGGCACCCACCATATCGGCAAGACCGGCATCGAGCGCTTCTACGAAGACGAACTGCATGGCCAAGTGGGCTATGAGGAAGTCGAGACCAACGCTCGGGGGCGCGTACTGCGGGTGCTCAAGCGTACCGATCCGAAGCCGGGCAAGGATATTGTCCTGAGCCTCGACATCAAGCTGCAGGAAGCCGCCGAGCAGGCGTTGGGGGGGCGCCGTGGCGCCATCGTCGCCCTCGATCCACGCACCGGCGAAGTGCTGGCGATGGTCAGCCAGCCGAGTTTCGACCCCAATCTATTCGTCACCGGTATCGGCTTCAAGGCTTACGCCGAACTGCGCGACTCGATCGACCGACCGCTGTTCAACCGCGTGCTGCGCGGCCTCTACCCGCCGGGCTCGACCATCAAGCCTGCGGTGGCGATCGCCGGGCTCGACAGTGGCGTGGTGACGGCGGGCAGCCGGGTGTTCGACCCGGGTTACTACCAACTGCCCAACTACGATCACAAATATCGCAACTGGAACCGCAGCGGCGATGGCTGGGTTGATCTGGATGTGGCGATCATGCGGTCAAACGATACGTACTTCTACGATCTCGCGCACAAGATGGGCATCGACCGGCTGTCCAGCTACATGAACAAGTTCGGTATCGGGCAGAAAGTCGCCCTGGACATGTTCGAGGAGTCGCCCGGCTTGATGCCGTCCCGCGAATGGAAGCGCGCCACCCGCCGCCAGGCCTGGTTCCCCGGCGAAACCCTGATTCTCGGCATTGGCCAGGGCTACATGCAGACCACGCCGCTGCAACTGGCCCAGGCCACCGCGCTGATCGCCAACAAAGGCGTGTGGAACCGCCCGCACCTGGCCAAGACCATAGAAGGCCAGCCACCGGTGGACGAGAACCCCATGGAAAACATTGTTCTGCGCGACAAGTCCGACTGGGCCCGGGTCACCCACGGCATGGAGCAGGTGATGCACGGCGCCCGCGGGACCGCCCGCAAGGCCGCCATAGGCTCGCAGTACCGCATCGCCGGCAAGAGCGGTACCGCACAGGTAGTGGCGATCAAGCAGGGCGAGAAGTACGACCGCAACAAACTCCAGGAACGACACCGCGACCATGCCCTGTTTGTCGCCTTCGCCCCGGCCGACGACCCGAGGATCGTGGTCTCGGTCATGGTCGAGAACGGCGAGTCCGGCTCCGGCGTCGCCGCCCCCGTGGTACGCCAGGTCATGGATGCCTGGCTGCTTGACGAGAATGGCCGGCTCAAGCCCGAGTTCGCCCCTGCTACAGTCGCCCAGGAATCGGCCCCGTGA
- the rlmH gene encoding 23S rRNA (pseudouridine(1915)-N(3))-methyltransferase RlmH, with protein sequence MRLRLIAVGSRMPKWVEEGWHEYAKRLPPELALELVEIPLNTRGKNADVARLIRQEGEAMLSKVQPGERIVTLEVHGKPWSTEQLAGELDRWRLDARTVNLMVGGPEGLAPEVCARSEQRWSLSPLTLPHPLVRILIGEQIYRAWTVLSGHPYHK encoded by the coding sequence GTGCGTCTGCGTCTGATCGCGGTCGGCTCGCGCATGCCCAAGTGGGTCGAGGAAGGCTGGCATGAATATGCCAAGCGCCTGCCCCCCGAGCTTGCGCTGGAGCTGGTGGAAATCCCGCTGAACACCCGCGGCAAGAACGCCGATGTCGCCCGCCTGATCCGTCAGGAGGGCGAGGCGATGCTGAGCAAGGTGCAGCCTGGGGAACGCATCGTCACCCTCGAGGTCCATGGCAAGCCCTGGAGTACCGAGCAACTGGCGGGCGAGCTGGACCGTTGGCGCCTGGATGCGCGCACGGTCAACCTGATGGTGGGCGGCCCGGAAGGGCTGGCGCCGGAAGTCTGCGCGCGCAGCGAACAGCGCTGGTCGCTGTCGCCGCTGACGTTGCCGCACCCGTTGGTAAGGATACTCATCGGCGAGCAGATCTACCGCGCCTGGACCGTGTTGTCCGGGCATCCCTACCACAAATGA
- the rsfS gene encoding ribosome silencing factor, which translates to MSKQKINGISGEELVKLTITALEDVKAQDIQVIDVREKHSLTDYMIIATGTSNRQINAMLEKVREAVKKQGAQPLGEEGKGDSDWVLLDLNDVIVHMMTAAARQFYDLERLWLGAEQSRAADAKHHSPENASDYFTDKLKDRE; encoded by the coding sequence ATGAGCAAGCAGAAAATCAATGGCATCAGTGGCGAAGAGCTGGTCAAACTGACCATCACGGCTCTGGAGGACGTCAAGGCCCAGGACATCCAGGTCATCGACGTGCGTGAAAAGCACAGCCTGACCGACTACATGATCATTGCCACCGGTACCTCCAACCGCCAGATCAACGCGATGCTGGAAAAGGTCCGTGAAGCGGTCAAGAAACAAGGCGCACAGCCGCTGGGTGAAGAAGGCAAGGGCGACAGCGACTGGGTGCTGCTGGACCTGAACGACGTCATCGTGCACATGATGACTGCCGCTGCCCGCCAGTTCTACGACCTGGAGCGCCTGTGGTTGGGCGCCGAGCAGAGCCGTGCCGCCGATGCCAAGCACCACAGCCCGGAAAACGCCAGCGACTACTTCACCGACAAGCTCAAAGACCGGGAATAA
- the nadD gene encoding nicotinate-nucleotide adenylyltransferase translates to MASCAARSRAELSNPVAVRRVGILGGTFDPVHIGHLRSALEVAEFMCLDELRLLPNARPPHRDTPQVAAQDRLAMVRGAVQGVERLSVDARELARDKPSYTIDTLESIRGELSAHDQLFLVLGWDAFCGLPSWHRWEELLQHCHILVLQRPDADVEPPDELRNLLAARSESDPTAMSGPAGHISFVWQTPLAVSATQIRQLLASGKSVRFLVPDAVLAYIEAHDLYRVSN, encoded by the coding sequence ATGGCCAGCTGCGCGGCCAGGAGCCGTGCTGAGTTGAGCAACCCTGTCGCAGTCCGGCGCGTCGGCATTCTCGGCGGCACCTTCGACCCGGTGCATATCGGTCACCTGCGCAGTGCGCTGGAAGTGGCCGAATTCATGTGCCTGGACGAACTGCGCCTGCTGCCCAACGCCCGGCCGCCTCACCGCGACACCCCGCAGGTGGCCGCGCAGGATCGCCTGGCCATGGTGCGCGGCGCCGTGCAGGGTGTCGAGCGCCTGAGCGTGGACGCCCGCGAGCTGGCCCGCGACAAGCCGTCGTACACCATCGACACACTGGAGTCGATCCGCGGCGAACTGAGCGCGCACGACCAGTTGTTCCTGGTGCTGGGCTGGGACGCATTCTGCGGCCTGCCCAGCTGGCATCGCTGGGAAGAACTGCTGCAACACTGTCACATCCTGGTGCTGCAACGCCCGGATGCCGATGTCGAACCCCCTGACGAGCTGCGCAACCTGCTGGCGGCGCGCTCGGAGAGCGATCCCACCGCCATGTCCGGCCCGGCGGGGCACATTTCGTTCGTCTGGCAGACTCCGCTTGCGGTGTCCGCCACGCAAATCCGACAGCTGCTGGCCAGCGGCAAGTCGGTGCGGTTCCTGGTGCCGGACGCAGTACTGGCCTATATCGAGGCACACGACCTGTATCGTGTGTCCAACTGA
- a CDS encoding glutamate-5-semialdehyde dehydrogenase, which produces MTESVLDYMTRLGRAAREASRVIGRASTAQKNRALQAAADALDAARDALTAANEQDLANGRKNGLEPALLERLALTPARIDGMITGLRQVASLPDPVGAIRDMSHRPSGIQVGKMRVPLGVIGIIYESRPNVTIDAASLCLKSGNATILRGGSEAIHSNRAIATCIQRGLAEAGLPPAVVQVVETTDREAVGALISMPEFVDVIVPRGGRGLIERISRDARVPVIKHLDGICHIFVDAHADLDKAWRVAFNAKTYRYGICGAMETLLVDQSVAERFLPEMARRFQDKGVELRGCERTRAFIAVKPASEDDWHTEYLDAILSIRVVDGLEQAIEHINHYGSHHTDSIITEHQGQARRFMAEVDSASVMLNTPTCFADGFEYGLGAEIGISTDKLHARGPVGLEGLTCEKYVVIGDGQLRGQEPC; this is translated from the coding sequence ATGACCGAGTCCGTTCTTGACTACATGACCCGCCTGGGTCGCGCCGCCCGTGAGGCCTCGCGGGTGATCGGCCGTGCCAGCACCGCGCAGAAGAACCGCGCCCTGCAGGCCGCCGCCGACGCTCTCGACGCGGCCCGCGACGCGCTCACCGCAGCCAACGAACAGGACCTGGCCAATGGCCGCAAGAACGGCCTGGAACCCGCGCTGCTCGAGCGCCTGGCGCTGACCCCGGCGCGCATCGACGGCATGATCACCGGCCTGCGCCAGGTGGCCAGCCTGCCGGACCCGGTCGGCGCCATCCGCGACATGAGCCACCGCCCGTCGGGGATCCAGGTCGGCAAGATGCGCGTGCCGCTGGGGGTGATCGGTATCATCTACGAGTCGCGCCCCAACGTGACCATCGATGCCGCCAGCCTGTGCCTGAAGTCGGGCAACGCCACCATCCTGCGCGGCGGCTCCGAAGCCATCCATTCCAACCGTGCCATCGCCACCTGCATCCAGCGGGGCCTGGCCGAGGCCGGCCTGCCGCCGGCAGTGGTGCAGGTGGTCGAGACCACCGACCGCGAAGCCGTGGGCGCGCTGATCAGCATGCCGGAATTCGTCGATGTCATCGTGCCCCGTGGCGGCCGCGGCCTGATCGAACGCATCAGCCGCGATGCCCGGGTACCGGTGATCAAGCACCTGGACGGTATCTGCCACATCTTCGTCGATGCCCACGCCGATCTGGACAAGGCCTGGCGCGTTGCCTTCAACGCCAAGACCTACCGTTACGGTATCTGCGGCGCCATGGAGACGCTGCTGGTGGATCAGTCGGTGGCCGAGCGCTTCCTGCCGGAAATGGCCCGCCGTTTCCAGGACAAGGGCGTCGAGCTGCGCGGTTGCGAGCGCACCCGGGCGTTCATCGCCGTCAAGCCAGCCAGCGAAGACGACTGGCACACTGAATACCTCGACGCGATCCTGTCGATCCGCGTTGTCGACGGCCTGGAGCAGGCCATCGAGCACATCAACCATTACGGCTCGCACCACACCGATTCGATCATCACCGAGCACCAGGGCCAGGCCCGGCGCTTCATGGCCGAGGTCGACTCGGCATCGGTCATGCTCAACACCCCGACCTGCTTCGCCGACGGCTTCGAATACGGCCTGGGCGCGGAAATCGGTATCTCCACCGACAAGTTGCATGCCCGCGGCCCAGTCGGCCTGGAAGGCCTGACCTGCGAGAAGTACGTGGTGATCGGCGATGGCCAGCTGCGCGGCCAGGAGCCGTGCTGA
- a CDS encoding DNA-3-methyladenine glycosylase codes for MSAPAPCPARALPDSFFDRDAQTLARDLLGKVIRHRQGDLWLAARIIETEAYYLTDKGSHASLGFTEKRKALFLDGGHIYMYYARGGDSLNFSAQGPGNAVLIKSAYPWIDAISDANSLARMQLNNPDTSGNLRPPERLCNGQTLLCRAMGLKVPHWDARRFDPERLYVEDCGIEVPRVIKTTRLGIPHGRDEHLPYRFVDAEFARFCTRNPLRRGQVEGQDFFMLEQGN; via the coding sequence ATGTCCGCCCCAGCCCCCTGCCCGGCCCGCGCCCTGCCCGACAGTTTCTTCGATCGCGATGCGCAGACCCTCGCCCGCGACCTGCTGGGCAAGGTCATCCGTCACCGCCAGGGCGACCTCTGGCTGGCGGCGCGCATCATCGAAACCGAGGCCTACTACCTCACCGACAAGGGCAGCCATGCGTCCCTGGGCTTCACCGAGAAGCGCAAGGCGCTGTTCCTCGATGGCGGGCATATCTACATGTACTACGCCCGCGGCGGCGATTCGCTGAATTTCAGCGCCCAGGGCCCGGGCAACGCGGTGCTGATCAAGTCCGCCTACCCCTGGATCGACGCCATCTCCGACGCCAACAGCCTGGCCCGGATGCAACTGAACAACCCCGACACCAGCGGCAACCTGCGCCCGCCCGAGCGCCTGTGCAACGGCCAGACCCTGCTGTGCCGCGCCATGGGCCTGAAGGTACCGCACTGGGATGCCCGGCGCTTCGACCCTGAGCGCCTGTACGTCGAGGACTGCGGCATCGAGGTACCCCGGGTGATCAAGACCACGCGCCTGGGCATTCCCCATGGCCGCGACGAACACCTGCCCTATCGCTTCGTAGACGCCGAATTCGCGCGTTTCTGCACCCGAAACCCGCTGCGGCGCGGCCAGGTCGAAGGGCAAGATTTCTTCATGCTTGAACAAGGAAACTGA
- a CDS encoding bifunctional DedA family/phosphatase PAP2 family protein, translating to MGQWLDSLTTWLGANPQWLGLAIFLVACVECLAIAGIIVPGTVLLFAVAVLAGSGTFSLGETLLLGFLGGMLGDAISYAIGKYFHQNIRRLPLLRSHPEWIGSAEAYFQRYGIASLLVGRFIGPLRPMLPMVAGMFDMPLPRFIAVSLVAGAGWSVAYLLPGWATGAAMRLPLPEGFWLDAGIVMGTLAVLIGLSLSTSIRDQRHGTRLIAALSGLAVAALFIGWRYLSEFDQGVMTLVQEHRSQAIDGAVVVITRLGDFRTQFFLGGLLTGLLLLARQWRHALFAGATLIGTALANGTLKWLFARARPEVLTDPLTSYSMPSGHSSASFAFFLVLAVLAGRGQPPRMRLTWVLLGCIPALAIALSRVYLGAHWPTDILAGALLACCVCALSLTLVQYRQPLTALPQRVWWLVLPACIALLTFFALHALPKALLRYQY from the coding sequence ATGGGCCAATGGCTGGACAGCCTGACCACCTGGCTTGGCGCCAACCCTCAGTGGCTGGGCCTGGCAATCTTCCTCGTGGCCTGCGTCGAATGCCTGGCCATCGCCGGCATCATCGTGCCTGGCACCGTGCTGCTGTTCGCCGTCGCCGTGCTGGCCGGCAGCGGCACCTTCAGCCTGGGCGAAACGCTATTGCTGGGTTTCCTCGGTGGCATGCTCGGCGACGCGATCTCTTATGCCATCGGCAAGTACTTCCACCAGAACATCCGCCGCCTGCCGTTGCTGCGCAGCCACCCGGAGTGGATTGGCAGCGCCGAGGCGTACTTCCAGCGCTATGGTATCGCCAGCCTGCTGGTCGGCCGCTTCATCGGCCCGCTGCGGCCGATGCTGCCGATGGTCGCCGGCATGTTCGATATGCCCCTGCCGCGCTTCATCGCGGTCAGCCTGGTGGCTGGCGCCGGTTGGTCGGTGGCCTACCTGCTGCCCGGCTGGGCCACCGGCGCGGCGATGCGCCTGCCACTGCCGGAAGGCTTCTGGCTGGACGCGGGGATTGTCATGGGCACCCTGGCGGTGCTGATCGGCCTGAGCCTGAGCACCAGCATCCGCGATCAACGCCACGGCACCCGCCTGATCGCCGCCCTCAGCGGCCTGGCGGTAGCAGCGCTGTTCATCGGCTGGCGCTATTTGAGCGAATTCGACCAGGGCGTGATGACCCTGGTGCAGGAGCACCGCAGCCAGGCCATCGACGGCGCCGTGGTGGTGATCACCCGCCTGGGCGACTTCCGTACCCAGTTCTTCCTCGGTGGCTTGCTCACGGGCCTGTTGCTGCTGGCCCGGCAATGGCGCCACGCGCTGTTCGCCGGCGCGACACTGATCGGTACAGCCCTGGCCAACGGCACGCTGAAATGGCTGTTCGCCCGCGCCCGCCCCGAGGTGTTGACCGACCCGCTGACCAGCTACAGCATGCCCAGCGGGCATAGCTCGGCATCGTTCGCCTTCTTCCTGGTGCTGGCAGTGCTGGCCGGGCGCGGCCAGCCGCCGCGCATGCGCCTGACCTGGGTGCTGCTGGGATGCATTCCGGCCCTGGCCATCGCACTGTCGCGGGTATACCTGGGCGCGCACTGGCCAACCGATATCCTCGCCGGCGCGCTGCTGGCATGCTGCGTGTGCGCGCTGAGCCTGACCCTGGTGCAATATCGCCAGCCGCTCACGGCGCTGCCGCAGCGGGTATGGTGGCTGGTATTGCCAGCGTGCATCGCGTTGCTGACGTTCTTTGCCCTGCACGCGCTGCCCAAGGCGTTGCTGCGCTACCAATACTGA
- a CDS encoding LON peptidase substrate-binding domain-containing protein, producing MTLPLFPLNTVLFPGCLLDLQIFEARYLDMIGRCMKQGEGFGVVCILEGEQVGKAAPVVASVGCEALIRDFVQQDNGLLGIRVEGVRRFRVERTEVQKDQLMVGQVQWLSELADGPLQEQDDDLLALLLALGEHPMVEALDMPRDVDGRQALANQLAYLLPFVEEDKLDLLAIDSPQLRLEAIQALLERIQGELFA from the coding sequence ATGACATTACCGCTGTTTCCCCTCAATACCGTGCTGTTCCCCGGTTGCCTGCTCGATCTGCAGATCTTCGAGGCGCGCTACCTGGACATGATCGGCCGTTGCATGAAGCAGGGTGAAGGCTTTGGCGTGGTATGCATCCTGGAAGGCGAGCAGGTGGGCAAGGCGGCGCCGGTGGTGGCGTCGGTCGGCTGCGAGGCGCTGATCCGCGACTTCGTGCAGCAGGACAACGGCCTGCTGGGCATCCGCGTAGAGGGCGTGCGGCGTTTTCGTGTCGAGCGCACCGAGGTGCAGAAGGACCAGTTGATGGTCGGCCAGGTGCAGTGGCTGTCGGAACTGGCGGATGGGCCGCTGCAGGAGCAGGACGATGACCTGCTGGCGCTGCTGCTGGCCCTGGGCGAACACCCGATGGTCGAGGCGCTGGACATGCCGCGGGATGTCGACGGGCGACAGGCGTTGGCCAACCAGTTGGCCTACCTGTTGCCGTTCGTGGAAGAGGACAAGCTCGACCTGCTGGCCATCGACTCGCCGCAGTTGAGGCTGGAGGCGATCCAGGCATTGCTGGAACGGATCCAGGGCGAGTTGTTCGCCTGA
- a CDS encoding LrgB family protein: MTLDWQGALDAVIHHPLFGIGITLAAYQLVLAGYEKTRWIFLQPVLVSMLGVIGILLVCGIDYAEYRKSTEIMNILLGPATVALAVPLYLNLRRIRQLFWPTFTTLVIGGLFATVACLALGWWFGAEHMILMTMAPKSVTSPIAMLVAEQIGGVAALAAVFVLITGVIGAIFGPALLSRFGVLSPAARGMALGVTAHAVGTSVALQESDECGAFAALAMSLMGVATAVFLPLAVSLVA, translated from the coding sequence ATGACCCTCGATTGGCAAGGCGCGCTCGACGCGGTCATCCACCATCCGCTGTTCGGCATCGGCATCACCTTGGCCGCCTACCAGCTGGTGCTGGCAGGTTATGAAAAGACCCGCTGGATCTTCCTGCAACCGGTGCTGGTGTCGATGCTGGGGGTGATCGGCATCCTGCTTGTCTGCGGCATCGACTACGCCGAGTACCGCAAGAGCACCGAGATCATGAACATCCTCCTGGGCCCGGCCACCGTGGCCTTGGCGGTGCCGCTCTACCTGAACCTGCGGCGGATCCGCCAGCTGTTCTGGCCGACATTTACTACGCTGGTAATCGGAGGCCTGTTCGCCACCGTGGCGTGTCTGGCGCTGGGCTGGTGGTTTGGCGCCGAGCACATGATCCTGATGACCATGGCGCCGAAGTCGGTTACCTCGCCGATTGCCATGCTGGTGGCCGAGCAGATTGGTGGTGTGGCGGCCCTCGCCGCGGTGTTCGTGCTGATCACCGGGGTGATCGGTGCGATCTTCGGCCCGGCGCTGCTAAGCCGCTTCGGCGTGCTCAGCCCCGCGGCCCGGGGCATGGCGCTGGGCGTCACCGCTCACGCGGTGGGCACATCGGTGGCTTTGCAGGAAAGTGACGAATGCGGCGCCTTCGCCGCGCTGGCGATGAGCCTGATGGGGGTGGCCACGGCGGTGTTCCTGCCGTTGGCGGTCAGCCTGGTGGCTTGA
- a CDS encoding CidA/LrgA family protein has protein sequence MLLRGLTWLVLFQLLGTAINHLFLHILPGPIIGLLLLLVFLMVRGEVSQPLNEAAGSLLRYLPLLLVPPAVGVMVYARDIAADFWAIVGALLISCLTTLVFVGVLMQKLIQRQGKHEEQP, from the coding sequence ATGCTGTTGCGTGGTCTGACCTGGCTGGTGCTGTTCCAGTTGCTGGGAACGGCGATCAACCATTTGTTCCTGCACATCCTGCCCGGACCCATCATCGGCCTGTTGCTGCTGCTGGTGTTCCTGATGGTTCGTGGCGAAGTCAGCCAGCCGCTCAACGAGGCCGCTGGCAGCCTGCTGCGCTACCTGCCGCTGCTGCTGGTGCCGCCGGCGGTGGGGGTGATGGTCTATGCCAGGGACATCGCGGCGGACTTCTGGGCCATCGTCGGGGCGCTGTTGATTTCCTGCCTGACCACCTTGGTGTTCGTCGGCGTGCTGATGCAGAAACTCATCCAGCGCCAGGGCAAGCACGAGGAGCAGCCATGA
- a CDS encoding MaoC family dehydratase produces the protein MPYVPVTELSQYVGKELGRSQWLKIDQERINLFAEATGDFQFIHVDPVKAAKTPFGSTIAHGFLTLSLIPKLMEDILVLPEGLKMVVNYGLDSVRFIQPVKVDSQVRLKVDLTDATEKKPGQWLLKATVTLEIEGEEKPAYIAEPLSLCFV, from the coding sequence ATGCCCTATGTACCCGTTACAGAGCTTTCGCAGTACGTTGGCAAGGAGCTGGGCCGTTCCCAATGGCTGAAGATCGACCAAGAACGCATCAATCTGTTCGCCGAAGCCACCGGCGATTTCCAGTTCATCCATGTCGATCCGGTGAAAGCGGCCAAGACCCCGTTCGGCAGCACCATCGCCCATGGCTTCCTTACCCTGTCGCTGATCCCCAAGCTGATGGAAGACATTCTCGTGCTGCCCGAAGGGCTGAAGATGGTGGTCAACTACGGCTTGGACAGTGTGCGTTTCATCCAGCCGGTGAAGGTCGACAGCCAGGTACGACTCAAAGTCGACCTGACCGACGCTACCGAGAAGAAGCCCGGGCAATGGCTGCTCAAGGCCACGGTAACCCTTGAAATCGAAGGCGAAGAGAAGCCGGCCTACATCGCCGAACCACTGTCACTCTGCTTCGTCTGA